The following proteins are encoded in a genomic region of Acidimicrobiales bacterium:
- a CDS encoding C40 family peptidase: MRLPKVLAACVGFLLLVSTISAFAVSGGRRATDASPLVFSSKLLNGKGSSAARGSAASGLRVAGSGDFTDSSLPSTTTGAPQTPTPTPQALPVPSAGNLPAVGSAGAVHTPDAVVLVQSPISGDAESKLDHLRGVQAATIVDTGTVNLAGAKAVTFGVNPSTFRTFTPQSSAVVDRLWQYLAGGALVSSYDMATDQKLQLGVLDSLTPAGGTNGSVQGWMGAFASLGLPGVDLLVDQNYSSPLGLAPRTGAVISAPTVDGVTLRNEIQQALPGATVELLRLSEIPQITGPGLDNVRRASLIAAALSQVGKPYVWGAAGPGSFDCSGLVQWAYRQAGVLMPRTAAEQFLTGQHIPLSSAAPGDLLFWTYDPNDPTFVDHVAIYLGNGMMVVAPHTGLNVEVVPVPTDSMAGVVRVVLRG; encoded by the coding sequence GTGAGACTTCCGAAGGTCCTTGCCGCCTGCGTCGGCTTCCTGCTGCTCGTGTCCACGATCAGCGCGTTCGCCGTTTCGGGAGGGCGCCGGGCGACCGACGCTTCACCGCTCGTCTTCTCCAGCAAGTTACTGAACGGTAAGGGGTCCTCGGCGGCGAGAGGGTCGGCAGCGTCCGGGCTGCGGGTGGCGGGTTCGGGCGACTTTACGGACTCGTCGTTGCCGTCCACCACGACGGGCGCCCCGCAAACCCCCACTCCGACGCCCCAGGCCTTGCCGGTGCCCAGCGCCGGCAACTTGCCGGCCGTCGGAAGCGCCGGAGCCGTTCACACTCCCGACGCGGTTGTGTTGGTCCAGAGCCCGATCAGCGGGGACGCGGAGAGCAAGCTCGATCATCTGCGGGGCGTTCAGGCCGCGACGATCGTCGACACCGGCACCGTCAACCTCGCCGGCGCCAAGGCAGTCACCTTCGGGGTGAACCCGTCGACCTTCAGGACCTTCACCCCGCAGTCCAGCGCAGTGGTCGACCGGTTGTGGCAGTACCTCGCCGGCGGCGCCTTGGTCTCGTCGTACGACATGGCGACCGACCAGAAGCTGCAGCTCGGCGTGCTCGACTCACTAACGCCGGCGGGCGGGACCAACGGCTCGGTACAGGGGTGGATGGGGGCCTTCGCCTCGCTCGGCCTGCCGGGCGTCGACCTCCTGGTCGACCAGAACTACTCGTCACCCCTCGGGCTGGCGCCCCGCACCGGCGCGGTGATCAGCGCTCCGACGGTCGACGGGGTGACGCTGCGCAACGAGATCCAGCAGGCCCTCCCGGGAGCGACCGTCGAGCTGCTCCGCCTCAGCGAGATCCCCCAAATCACCGGTCCCGGTCTCGACAACGTGCGGCGGGCCTCCCTGATCGCGGCAGCGCTCTCCCAGGTCGGCAAGCCATATGTGTGGGGCGCCGCGGGCCCTGGCTCCTTCGACTGCTCCGGGTTGGTGCAATGGGCGTACCGCCAGGCAGGCGTGCTGATGCCGCGGACCGCGGCCGAGCAGTTCTTGACGGGGCAGCACATCCCGCTCTCGTCCGCCGCTCCGGGGGACCTGCTGTTCTGGACCTATGACCCAAACGACCCGACCTTCGTCGATCATGTGGCGATCTACCTCGGCAACGGGATGATGGTCGTCGCCCCGCACACCGGGCTCAACGTCGAGGTGGTGCCGGTCCCCACGGACAGCATGGCGGGCGTCGTGCGGGTCGTCCTTCGGGGATAA
- a CDS encoding DNA-3-methyladenine glycosylase: MTAPSRPAGPVRLGRAFLSESSLVVAQGLLNKLLVAADGRAGRIIEVEAYRGQQDPASHAFRGRTPRNKAMFEAGGHLYVYFSYGMHWCANVVCGHEGEAQAVLLRALAPERGVETMRAARWTTQAHRSDRDLCRGPGRLCQAMGIDKSLDGIDMTTGSSPLWIEDDGTPPPAEIVGTPRIGISVATELPWRFTVQGHPGLSRSVIRKRA, from the coding sequence GTGACGGCGCCTAGCCGGCCGGCCGGACCGGTGCGCCTTGGGCGGGCCTTCCTCTCGGAGTCGTCTCTGGTGGTCGCTCAGGGGTTGCTGAACAAACTCCTCGTCGCGGCGGATGGGAGAGCCGGGCGAATCATCGAAGTCGAGGCTTACCGGGGACAACAGGACCCGGCGAGTCACGCCTTTCGAGGTAGGACGCCGCGGAACAAGGCGATGTTCGAAGCCGGCGGTCATCTGTATGTGTACTTCAGCTACGGGATGCACTGGTGCGCCAACGTGGTGTGCGGGCACGAGGGGGAGGCGCAGGCGGTTTTACTGCGGGCTCTGGCACCTGAGCGGGGTGTTGAAACGATGCGCGCCGCCCGATGGACCACGCAGGCCCACCGGTCCGACCGTGACCTGTGCCGCGGTCCCGGACGCCTTTGCCAGGCGATGGGCATCGACAAGTCGCTCGACGGGATCGACATGACAACCGGGTCATCGCCGCTCTGGATCGAGGACGACGGGACGCCCCCGCCGGCCGAAATCGTCGGAACCCCCCGCATCGGGATCTCGGTGGCAACCGAGCTGCCCTGGCGGTTCACGGTCCAGGGTCACCCAGGCCTATCCCGTTCTGTGATACGCAAAAGGGCCTGA
- the argH gene encoding argininosuccinate lyase: MTLWQGRFGAETPADELLSYTVSLAFDRRLASDDVEGSRAHVRGLVSAGILTDSDGRILIAALDRVADELASNSFAFKPGDEDVHTAIERRVTELAGEVGARLHTGRSRNDQIATDLRLFTKRELKEVARRLVELQRVLAELAEEAGDSYLPGYTHLQRAQPVLLAHHLLAHGWAFSRDVDRIDDTRRRLDVSPLGAGALAGTSLPLDPDLVAAELGFASRFENSLDAVSDRDFVAEALFDLALIGVHLSRLGEEIVLWSSDEFGFMSLADAYATGSSMLPQKKNPDIAELARGRSGRLIGNLTGLLATLKGLPLSYNRDLQEDKEPLFDALDQVTRGVAAIRGLLSTAAWNLERMREAADTPYAAAVDLAEWLVERGMPFRQAHGIVGGLVRDSMERHVPLAELVESHPALGSEAVELLAPGVAVTRRTSPGGAGPRPVARQLKRFVAHLDEVEGRLGVRDGA; this comes from the coding sequence ATGACGCTTTGGCAGGGCCGTTTCGGGGCCGAGACCCCCGCTGACGAGTTGCTCTCGTACACGGTGAGCTTGGCCTTTGACCGGCGGCTCGCATCCGATGACGTCGAGGGATCGCGCGCGCACGTTCGCGGTCTGGTATCGGCCGGGATCCTGACCGACTCGGACGGGCGGATCCTGATTGCTGCTCTCGATCGGGTTGCCGATGAGCTTGCGTCCAACTCGTTCGCGTTCAAGCCGGGAGACGAGGACGTCCACACCGCGATCGAGCGGCGGGTGACTGAACTTGCCGGCGAAGTCGGTGCGCGCCTTCATACCGGGCGAAGCCGGAACGACCAGATCGCCACCGACCTCCGGCTGTTCACCAAGCGCGAACTGAAGGAAGTGGCTCGGCGGCTCGTCGAGCTGCAACGGGTCCTCGCCGAACTGGCGGAGGAGGCGGGCGACTCCTACCTCCCTGGCTACACCCACTTGCAGCGAGCGCAGCCCGTCCTTCTGGCTCACCATCTTCTGGCGCATGGGTGGGCGTTCTCGAGGGACGTCGACCGGATCGACGACACCCGCCGGCGACTCGACGTATCCCCGCTCGGGGCCGGGGCGCTGGCCGGCACTTCGCTCCCGCTCGACCCGGATCTCGTTGCCGCCGAGCTGGGCTTCGCGTCGCGATTCGAGAACTCTCTCGACGCCGTCTCCGACCGCGACTTCGTCGCAGAAGCGCTGTTCGACTTGGCCCTTATCGGAGTGCACCTTTCGAGGTTGGGAGAAGAGATCGTCCTGTGGTCGAGTGACGAGTTCGGCTTCATGTCGCTCGCGGACGCTTACGCGACGGGAAGTTCGATGCTTCCGCAAAAGAAGAACCCCGATATCGCTGAGCTGGCCAGGGGACGGTCCGGAAGGCTGATCGGGAATCTCACCGGCCTGCTTGCCACCTTGAAGGGCCTACCTCTGTCCTACAACCGCGATCTCCAAGAGGACAAGGAGCCCCTTTTCGATGCGCTCGACCAGGTGACCCGAGGCGTCGCGGCTATCCGCGGGCTGCTGTCAACCGCCGCCTGGAACCTGGAGCGGATGCGCGAGGCAGCCGACACCCCGTACGCGGCCGCGGTCGATCTGGCGGAGTGGCTCGTCGAACGCGGCATGCCGTTCCGCCAGGCGCACGGCATCGTCGGCGGTCTCGTCCGGGACTCGATGGAAAGGCACGTACCGCTAGCCGAGCTGGTCGAATCGCATCCGGCACTCGGTTCCGAAGCAGTTGAGCTGCTCGCCCCCGGCGTGGCTGTCACCCGCCGCACCAGTCCCGGCGGAGCCGGACCTCGTCCGGTTGCCCGGCAGCTGAAGCGGTTCGTTGCCCACCTGGACGAGGTAGAGGGCCGACTCGGCGTTCGTGACGGCGCCTAG
- a CDS encoding argininosuccinate synthase has protein sequence MAKRVVLAYSGGLDTSVAVRWMIEEMNVEVIALAADVGQGGDWDAIKRRALAAGASESIVLDLREEYANEFVAPALKANAKYEGKYPLISSLSRPIIVKYLVETARAHGADAVAHGCTGKGNDQVRFEVSTAALAPDLEVIAPVRGWGITREQSIELAEKWGIPITVTKSSPYSIDQNLWGRTIECGILEDPWEQPPEDVFELTTPTATGPTELVISFERGLPVALDGKPMSLTELIAEVDRTVGSYGWGRIDMIENRRVGIKSREVYECPGALALLMAHADLEDLTLERDLAHEKARLEPRYAELVYDGLWYSPLKQALDAFVEESQKYVTGDVRLRCELPGRCIVAGRRSDVGLYDYSLATYEAADRFRHQDAEGFVRLWGLGVSTWAARQVKGRS, from the coding sequence ATGGCAAAACGAGTCGTGCTGGCCTACAGCGGTGGTCTGGATACTTCCGTCGCGGTCCGCTGGATGATCGAAGAGATGAACGTCGAGGTGATCGCGCTCGCCGCCGACGTCGGCCAGGGTGGGGACTGGGATGCGATCAAGCGGCGCGCACTCGCTGCTGGAGCCAGCGAGTCGATCGTTCTGGACCTGCGCGAGGAGTACGCCAACGAGTTCGTGGCACCCGCGCTCAAGGCCAACGCGAAGTACGAGGGGAAGTATCCGCTGATCTCGTCGTTGTCGCGGCCGATAATCGTGAAGTACCTGGTCGAAACAGCCCGCGCCCACGGAGCCGACGCGGTGGCCCACGGATGCACGGGTAAGGGCAACGACCAGGTCCGGTTCGAGGTGTCGACCGCTGCTCTTGCGCCCGATTTGGAAGTGATCGCTCCGGTGCGGGGCTGGGGGATCACTCGTGAACAGTCGATCGAGCTGGCAGAGAAGTGGGGCATCCCGATCACGGTCACCAAGTCGAGCCCGTACAGCATCGACCAGAACCTCTGGGGCCGGACCATCGAGTGCGGAATTCTCGAGGACCCGTGGGAGCAGCCGCCGGAAGACGTCTTCGAGCTGACCACTCCTACCGCGACCGGCCCGACCGAGCTGGTCATCAGCTTCGAGCGAGGACTGCCGGTTGCGCTCGACGGTAAACCAATGTCGTTGACCGAACTGATCGCGGAAGTCGATCGCACCGTTGGTTCGTACGGGTGGGGCCGGATCGACATGATCGAGAACCGGCGAGTCGGGATCAAGAGCCGTGAGGTGTACGAGTGTCCGGGCGCGCTGGCGCTGCTGATGGCTCACGCCGACCTGGAGGATCTCACCCTCGAACGCGACCTCGCCCACGAGAAGGCGCGTCTCGAACCGCGCTACGCCGAGTTGGTTTACGACGGCCTTTGGTATTCACCGCTCAAGCAGGCACTCGACGCGTTCGTGGAGGAGAGCCAGAAGTACGTCACCGGTGACGTGCGGTTGCGGTGCGAGCTGCCGGGGCGTTGCATCGTCGCAGGGCGCCGGAGCGATGTCGGTCTATACGACTATTCACTTGCGACATACGAGGCGGCGGATCGTTTTCGCCACCAGGACGCCGAGGGATTTGTCCGGCTGTGGGGTCTCGGGGTGTCGACTTGGGCAGCCCGCCAGGTGAAAGGTCGCAGCTGA